One genomic segment of Rivularia sp. PCC 7116 includes these proteins:
- a CDS encoding LCP family protein, whose protein sequence is MTIQRTSAQDSHSASPPKSKENKDNKPKSGRWLWFWVGMSGIAMISATAGALLAVSLSSTPLMQASLSADEAAVFESDSIAGGGLRFSELTRPVNVLVMGMSVLPPDIQNPPSKVRDLGYLPQVNSFDGLADVMLLIKFDPQNKKLTMLSVPRDTRTRVKGYGIKKINSSNVYGGPALSAKTVSNLLEGVAIDRYMRINVLGVGKLIDALGGVTVNVPEDLKYQDDSQHLYINLKAGKQHLDGDKALQLLRFRNDGRGDIGRIQRQQLVMRALMDQALNPATLAQLPKILNVVKEHIDTNLTVEELLALVGFGVRTNRSNMQMLMLPGRFSTPKEYNASYWIPSPRRISAMMAQHFGVETEDELQPVDPASLRIAIQNHTGNDNVSFRRLIRNLRKAGYGRIYVAKSWTQPLKVTRVVAQQGDENSAESVRSLLGFGEVRVESTGSLNSDISIQVGEDWLEKLSAPESSDDIPLL, encoded by the coding sequence GTGACCATTCAAAGAACTTCGGCGCAAGATAGCCATTCTGCGTCCCCTCCCAAATCAAAGGAAAATAAAGATAATAAGCCAAAATCCGGAAGGTGGTTGTGGTTCTGGGTAGGTATGAGTGGTATTGCTATGATCTCAGCTACCGCAGGAGCGCTTTTAGCGGTTTCTCTAAGCAGTACCCCTTTGATGCAAGCGAGCTTGAGTGCAGATGAAGCGGCTGTATTCGAGAGCGATAGTATTGCTGGGGGTGGGCTACGTTTTTCCGAACTAACTCGCCCTGTCAACGTTTTAGTTATGGGAATGAGCGTACTTCCCCCTGATATACAAAATCCTCCATCTAAAGTCAGAGATTTGGGATACCTACCGCAAGTAAATTCTTTTGATGGTCTTGCTGATGTCATGCTACTGATCAAGTTCGATCCTCAGAACAAAAAGTTGACTATGCTCTCTGTACCTAGAGATACTCGTACTAGAGTAAAAGGCTATGGTATTAAAAAAATAAATTCCTCCAACGTATATGGTGGTCCAGCTTTAAGCGCTAAAACGGTAAGTAACCTGTTAGAAGGAGTTGCAATTGACCGCTACATGCGGATTAACGTTTTAGGAGTAGGTAAATTAATCGATGCTCTAGGAGGAGTAACGGTAAACGTTCCCGAAGATCTGAAGTATCAAGATGATTCCCAGCATTTATACATAAATTTAAAAGCCGGTAAACAGCATCTTGATGGCGATAAAGCATTACAACTTCTACGTTTTCGTAATGATGGTAGAGGAGATATTGGTCGGATTCAACGCCAGCAGTTGGTTATGCGAGCCTTAATGGATCAAGCTCTGAATCCAGCGACTTTAGCACAATTACCTAAAATTCTAAATGTAGTTAAAGAACATATTGATACTAATTTGACAGTCGAAGAATTACTAGCACTAGTAGGTTTTGGAGTACGAACCAATCGCTCTAATATGCAAATGCTGATGTTACCCGGAAGATTTAGCACTCCCAAGGAGTACAATGCTAGCTACTGGATACCAAGTCCTCGCCGTATAAGCGCTATGATGGCTCAGCACTTCGGGGTAGAAACAGAAGATGAATTGCAACCAGTCGATCCGGCATCTTTACGCATTGCAATTCAAAATCATACCGGCAACGATAATGTTAGTTTCCGACGCTTAATCAGAAATTTACGAAAAGCCGGTTATGGTAGAATTTACGTAGCTAAAAGTTGGACCCAACCTTTAAAAGTAACTCGTGTTGTTGCTCAACAAGGAGACGAAAACAGCGCTGAATCAGTACGCAGTCTTTTAGGTTTTGGAGAAGTACGGGTAGAAAGTACTGGTAGTCTTAATTCTGATATCAGCATTCAGGTAGGTGAAGATTGGTTAGAAAAACTTTCGGCTCCCGAATCTTCTGATGACATTCCATTACTGTAA
- a CDS encoding thioredoxin family protein: MSVLKKMDTPIGKYAPDFELPGIDNQVHHLRRYLEKFRAVGVISMCNRCSYVGLYIDKLKKLQTELGKQGFTLIGVNGNIAQNDPNESFDNMKSFAREYQLNFPYLWDSTQDVTRSFGATKTPMAFLIDKDGIIRYRGQVDSDAQQLGSQQKAYLKNAVVSLLKSEEIDIAETEPLGSSLVWRN, translated from the coding sequence ATGAGTGTACTAAAAAAAATGGATACCCCCATAGGAAAATACGCACCTGATTTTGAACTGCCAGGAATTGATAATCAAGTACACCATCTAAGACGTTATTTAGAAAAATTCCGTGCAGTTGGCGTAATTTCTATGTGCAACCGTTGCTCCTACGTAGGGTTGTATATAGATAAATTAAAAAAATTACAAACAGAACTTGGCAAACAAGGCTTCACCTTAATTGGAGTTAACGGCAACATAGCCCAAAACGATCCGAATGAAAGCTTTGATAATATGAAATCTTTTGCCAGAGAATACCAATTAAATTTCCCTTACTTATGGGACTCCACCCAAGATGTGACTCGTAGCTTTGGTGCTACTAAAACACCAATGGCATTTTTGATCGATAAAGACGGTATTATACGCTACAGAGGTCAAGTTGATAGTGATGCTCAACAGCTTGGTTCACAGCAAAAAGCTTATTTAAAGAATGCTGTTGTCTCTTTATTAAAAAGCGAAGAGATAGATATAGCCGAAACAGAGCCTCTAGGTAGTAGTTTGGTATGGCGAAACTAG
- a CDS encoding AAA family ATPase: protein MSDNDQNYQSNNILFQEVLTLVETLIMSKTGKHLSNIEVLVLRGSWQGHKYNQIAAEGGYTDEYLKNDIGPKLWKRLSQGLGKKVTKNNFKAILEQHIYQQEKVKLAENNLLSKDLLISKNKLSKTPQPIYHNLPSRDYTRLVGREAEVERLLKLISFEWPTPCISIEGIGGVGKTTLVLDIAYRCLKASNNIYLGRTLEKNLPTFELIVFTSAKAQFFTPRGILNRLRRERTLVDIFTSITRTVSFQNYQNYQTASFEETYEQIYKCLANMRTLLIIDNLDTLEEQQQVLSFLYELPPTVKALITSREKTPFNTVALTSLNKTDALILIQQQAAEKQVNLSLKQCLQLYKNIGGIPAAIVYAISQLAAGYTFDNLTSRLIPAQTDFSQFYFESSVQPLKGKPAYDFLMALPLFAKPPSLEALQAVAGVEDSLDVANSLAKLQQLSLISYDQGRYEMLLLTREYAMREMSENPEFEKSFRNRWVNWYIKFAQKHGCKDWREWQDYQHLEEEWDNLTQVIEWCISNNRYYDACKLWQNMKCYTYSLAYRQNRLSYWDAPLLWLEWLGEAAVSQQDFQTAAEIIGDRAWKLTLIAQEEHLNLAESLFNRAWQLHDHLTLDMQVDLAIHIGVWHIQKQQFLLATDWLNQAQTLLGKSDNFQINFDIKTRLSLHILYYQGEIYYKNQEYEESKILFKKIFKQAQLIGWKRASLLAKDFLADIAIKQGKFQQAQHYLAEVLQVAENNQDKCSRAYTKRSLARLERKLGNLNIAKRWVNEAISDFETLGMKPEAKEAQSLLEIIQS, encoded by the coding sequence ATGAGCGACAACGACCAAAATTATCAAAGCAACAATATTCTTTTTCAAGAAGTTTTGACACTTGTTGAAACTTTAATAATGTCTAAAACGGGAAAGCATCTGTCAAATATTGAGGTATTGGTTTTACGCGGTTCTTGGCAAGGTCATAAATACAACCAAATTGCTGCTGAAGGTGGTTATACTGATGAATATCTAAAAAATGATATCGGACCAAAACTGTGGAAACGCTTGTCTCAGGGTTTAGGTAAGAAAGTTACTAAAAATAATTTCAAAGCAATTCTTGAACAGCATATTTATCAACAAGAAAAGGTTAAGTTAGCTGAGAATAATTTATTATCTAAAGATTTGCTGATTAGTAAAAATAAATTATCTAAAACGCCACAACCTATATATCATAATCTGCCATCACGAGATTATACCAGATTAGTTGGTCGCGAAGCAGAAGTGGAAAGACTACTAAAACTAATTTCTTTTGAATGGCCAACTCCTTGCATCAGCATTGAAGGTATTGGAGGTGTTGGAAAAACGACTTTGGTTTTAGATATTGCTTATCGTTGTTTAAAAGCAAGTAACAATATTTACCTAGGACGAACTTTAGAGAAAAATTTACCAACCTTTGAATTAATAGTATTTACCTCTGCAAAAGCTCAATTTTTTACACCCAGAGGTATTTTGAATCGTTTAAGAAGAGAAAGAACATTAGTAGATATTTTTACAAGTATTACACGTACAGTTAGTTTTCAAAATTATCAAAATTATCAAACGGCAAGCTTTGAAGAAACTTACGAGCAAATTTATAAATGTTTGGCAAATATGCGAACTTTGCTAATTATTGATAATTTAGATACTTTAGAAGAACAACAGCAAGTATTAAGCTTTTTATACGAACTTCCACCGACAGTAAAAGCTTTAATTACCAGTCGAGAAAAAACTCCCTTCAATACTGTTGCGTTAACATCTTTGAATAAAACCGATGCTTTGATATTGATTCAACAGCAGGCAGCAGAAAAGCAAGTAAATTTAAGTTTGAAGCAATGCCTTCAACTATATAAAAATATAGGAGGAATACCTGCTGCAATCGTCTATGCTATAAGTCAATTAGCTGCCGGTTATACCTTTGACAATTTAACTTCTCGGTTGATACCTGCTCAAACAGATTTCAGCCAGTTTTATTTTGAAAGTTCCGTGCAACCATTAAAAGGAAAACCAGCCTATGATTTTTTAATGGCTTTGCCCCTATTTGCTAAACCTCCATCATTAGAGGCACTACAAGCTGTTGCTGGTGTAGAGGATTCCTTAGATGTAGCAAATAGTTTGGCTAAACTACAACAGCTTTCCTTGATAAGTTATGATCAAGGGCGTTACGAAATGCTGCTTTTAACTCGTGAATATGCCATGAGGGAAATGTCTGAAAACCCTGAATTTGAAAAATCATTTCGCAATCGCTGGGTAAATTGGTATATTAAGTTTGCCCAGAAACATGGATGTAAAGATTGGCGGGAATGGCAAGATTATCAGCATTTAGAAGAAGAATGGGATAATTTGACGCAGGTTATTGAATGGTGCATTTCAAATAATCGTTATTATGATGCCTGCAAGCTTTGGCAAAATATGAAATGCTATACATATTCTCTTGCCTATCGGCAAAATCGTCTAAGTTATTGGGATGCACCGCTTTTGTGGTTAGAATGGCTTGGTGAAGCAGCAGTTTCTCAGCAAGATTTTCAAACTGCTGCGGAGATTATTGGCGATCGCGCCTGGAAATTGACTTTAATAGCACAAGAGGAACACTTGAATTTAGCTGAAAGTTTGTTTAATCGAGCTTGGCAGTTACACGATCATTTAACATTAGATATGCAAGTGGATTTAGCAATTCATATTGGTGTATGGCATATCCAGAAACAGCAGTTTTTACTAGCAACTGATTGGCTTAATCAGGCTCAAACTTTATTAGGAAAATCCGACAATTTTCAAATTAATTTTGACATAAAAACTCGTTTATCTCTACATATTCTTTATTATCAAGGTGAAATATATTATAAAAATCAAGAGTACGAAGAAAGTAAAATTTTATTCAAAAAAATATTTAAACAAGCTCAATTAATTGGTTGGAAACGTGCCAGCCTTCTAGCTAAAGACTTTTTGGCAGATATTGCCATTAAACAAGGAAAATTTCAACAGGCACAACATTATTTAGCAGAAGTTTTGCAAGTAGCAGAAAACAATCAAGATAAATGCAGTCGAGCATATACAAAGCGCTCTTTGGCTCGCTTGGAAAGGAAGCTAGGCAATTTGAATATAGCTAAACGTTGGGTAAACGAAGCGATTTCGGATTTTGAAACTTTAGGAATGAAGCCGGAAGCAAAAGAAGCTCAATCATTACTTGAAATTATTCAGTCTTAA
- a CDS encoding serpin family protein: MKQNLSNARQNFLQRRYAVSLGRRYVLAAASVMLMGVIGCSQLSNSNNRAFAQSQTPQSELPISDKPASIDTEIVSANTKFGFNLFSQLLIRDNSKNIFFSPSSIALALSMTYNGASGSTQEEMAQALELQGMSLQQINSNYAELKASLENPDPQVTLNIANSLWVDRNTSLKPKFIESNQNYYQAQVTNLNFADTRASDQINDWVRENTEGKIDKIINKINPDEVLFLLNAIYFKGSWKKEFQSDKTAEFPFYLSSGEEKQHPMMSQSGDYTYYETENFQAVSLPYGENGRVSFYIFLPKQNSELKLFYDNLNAANWEKWMSKFVKREGFVRIPRFKTDYETTLNDALSALGMQEAFSNNANFSEMGNNLKISQVKHKTFVEVNEEGTEAAATTSVGIQLTSAQLPSQKPFEMIVNRPFFCAIRDNQTRSILFMGSIIEPIDSKKIDS, encoded by the coding sequence ATGAAGCAAAATTTAAGCAACGCTCGGCAAAATTTTTTGCAAAGACGTTACGCAGTCAGTTTGGGGAGACGTTACGTTTTAGCAGCTGCAAGTGTGATGTTGATGGGTGTAATCGGATGCTCTCAATTGAGTAATAGTAATAATCGCGCTTTTGCACAATCCCAAACACCGCAATCGGAACTACCAATTTCAGATAAGCCTGCGTCAATTGATACAGAAATAGTATCAGCTAATACAAAGTTTGGGTTTAATTTATTTTCTCAATTGTTGATTCGAGATAATAGTAAAAATATATTTTTTTCTCCTTCAAGCATAGCTCTGGCTTTATCTATGACTTATAACGGTGCTAGTGGTAGCACTCAAGAAGAAATGGCTCAAGCCCTAGAATTGCAAGGAATGAGTCTGCAGCAAATAAATTCTAATTACGCAGAATTAAAAGCGAGTTTAGAAAACCCCGATCCTCAAGTAACTTTAAATATAGCTAATTCACTATGGGTAGATCGGAATACGAGCTTGAAACCAAAATTTATTGAGAGTAATCAGAATTATTATCAAGCCCAAGTTACAAATTTAAATTTTGCAGACACTAGGGCATCCGATCAAATTAACGATTGGGTTAGAGAAAATACAGAGGGAAAAATAGACAAGATTATAAACAAAATTAACCCCGATGAAGTACTTTTTCTGCTGAACGCTATTTATTTTAAAGGTAGTTGGAAAAAAGAATTTCAGTCCGATAAAACTGCGGAATTTCCTTTTTATCTTTCATCAGGTGAAGAAAAACAACATCCAATGATGTCACAATCTGGTGACTATACATATTATGAAACTGAAAATTTTCAAGCTGTGAGTTTACCTTATGGGGAAAATGGAAGAGTTAGTTTTTATATATTTTTACCCAAACAAAATTCCGAACTGAAACTATTTTATGACAATTTGAATGCGGCTAATTGGGAAAAATGGATGTCTAAGTTTGTGAAGCGAGAAGGTTTTGTACGTATACCCCGCTTTAAAACAGACTACGAAACGACATTGAATGATGCGCTTTCAGCTTTAGGAATGCAAGAAGCATTTAGTAATAATGCGAATTTTTCGGAAATGGGCAATAACCTTAAAATTAGCCAAGTAAAACATAAAACTTTTGTGGAAGTGAATGAAGAAGGAACAGAAGCTGCTGCAACAACTTCAGTTGGAATACAATTGACTTCAGCACAACTGCCCTCTCAAAAACCATTTGAGATGATTGTCAACCGTCCTTTTTTCTGTGCTATTCGCGATAATCAAACCCGAAGTATCTTATTTATGGGTTCAATTATCGAGCCAATTGATAGTAAAAAAATAGATAGTTAA
- a CDS encoding DUF4347 domain-containing protein: protein MSNDYKVNFDAVRTLVVIDDAVGDFQSLVKVLLPLSKVIIIQPNDNEIEQITQTLNKCTRLKNLHIISNGSPGCLYFGKSHLSLFALRSHASQLKTWTVQNILLYGCNVAAGNVGKEFIKRLHLLTGANIGASIWNVDDTTKGICLQLNYFVGEINSHLAILPSRWHTNPKAFQDW from the coding sequence ATGTCTAACGACTATAAAGTCAATTTTGATGCAGTTCGTACTTTAGTGGTTATTGATGATGCTGTAGGTGACTTTCAGAGTTTAGTTAAAGTGTTACTACCTTTATCAAAAGTAATTATTATTCAGCCTAATGACAATGAAATTGAACAAATTACTCAAACTTTAAATAAATGTACTCGTCTTAAAAACCTTCATATTATTTCTAACGGTTCCCCCGGTTGTTTATATTTTGGAAAGAGTCATTTAAGTTTGTTCGCTCTCAGAAGTCATGCTTCTCAACTTAAAACTTGGACAGTACAAAATATATTGCTTTACGGGTGTAATGTGGCTGCTGGAAATGTAGGAAAGGAATTCATTAAACGTTTACATTTATTAACAGGTGCAAATATTGGTGCATCTATATGGAATGTTGACGATACAACCAAAGGTATTTGCCTACAACTAAATTATTTCGTCGGAGAAATAAACTCTCATTTGGCAATACTACCTTCAAGATGGCATACCAATCCAAAAGCCTTTCAAGATTGGTAA
- the frr gene encoding ribosome recycling factor: MKLAEAESTMKKSIEATQRSFNTIRTGRANSSLLDKIMVNYYDVDTPLKSLANIGTPDATTITIQPYDQSSLGNIEKAISMSDVGLTPNNDGSIIRLNIPPLTEERRKEFVKLAAKYAEEGRVAIRNIRRDALDTIRKQEKNTEISEDESRDLQDEVQKLTNKYTSKIDDLLGEKEKEITTV; this comes from the coding sequence GTGAAATTAGCTGAAGCTGAAAGTACAATGAAAAAGAGCATTGAAGCGACTCAACGCTCTTTCAACACGATTCGCACCGGTCGTGCTAATTCGAGTTTGCTAGATAAGATTATGGTTAACTACTACGATGTAGACACACCTTTAAAGTCTTTGGCAAATATCGGTACGCCGGATGCTACTACCATAACAATCCAGCCCTACGACCAAAGCAGCTTGGGTAACATCGAAAAAGCTATTTCAATGTCGGACGTAGGTTTAACTCCTAATAACGATGGTTCTATTATTAGGTTGAATATTCCACCTTTAACTGAAGAACGTCGTAAAGAATTTGTGAAACTCGCCGCGAAGTATGCTGAAGAAGGTCGTGTTGCTATTCGCAATATTCGTCGGGATGCTTTAGATACGATTCGCAAGCAGGAAAAAAATACTGAAATTTCTGAAGATGAATCGCGAGATTTGCAAGACGAGGTGCAAAAATTGACGAATAAGTATACGAGTAAAATAGACGATTTATTAGGGGAAAAAGAAAAAGAAATCACAACTGTTTAA
- a CDS encoding DUF4347 domain-containing protein, translating to MTDKKVNALVVIDPAIKDFHLLEKCIKEGIIPHAEVLILQPNKKEVQQISRTVQKFSELSELHIISQGAPGCLYLGNSSLSVNNFNFYASQLRKWSVSNIYLYGCNVGAEEMGKRFLVRMYRTTGAIISTLTSDWGMHTKIGVGIWNTSQYTLIKQDLTVLTA from the coding sequence ATGACTGATAAAAAAGTAAATGCTTTAGTTGTTATAGATCCTGCTATTAAAGATTTTCATCTATTAGAAAAATGTATTAAGGAAGGTATAATCCCTCACGCAGAAGTTTTGATACTACAACCTAATAAGAAAGAAGTACAGCAAATAAGCCGCACTGTGCAAAAATTTTCTGAGCTTTCGGAGCTTCATATTATTTCGCAAGGTGCTCCTGGTTGTTTATATCTAGGAAACAGTAGTTTATCAGTCAATAACTTTAATTTTTATGCTTCTCAATTGAGAAAATGGTCAGTTAGCAATATTTATTTATATGGCTGCAACGTAGGTGCTGAGGAAATGGGAAAAAGATTTCTTGTACGTATGTATAGAACTACTGGAGCAATTATTTCTACTTTAACTAGTGATTGGGGAATGCATACGAAAATCGGAGTTGGTATTTGGAATACAAGTCAATATACATTAATCAAACAGGACTTAACGGTTTTAACAGCATAG
- a CDS encoding alpha/beta fold hydrolase, giving the protein MSSSTSTPVFNSTKTWIWQGFPICYQTQGTSGSAVVLIHGFGASWGHFRKNIPVLAENFRVYAIDLIGFGASAKPKPGEEIAYTFEIWGRQIADFCRQVVGESAHLVGNSIGCIVAMQAAVDNPDIVSSVALLNCSLRLLHERKQAELPVYRRIGAPFLQRILSIKSVGEFFFNQIAKPKTVRSILLQAYPTGEAVTDELIDILMAPAKEPGAASVFLAFTAYSQGPLAEDLLPKLPCPAIILWGTADPWEPIELGREFAEFTQVRKFVPLEGIGHCPQDEAPELVNPILQDWILEVS; this is encoded by the coding sequence ATGAGTAGTTCTACTTCCACCCCAGTATTTAACTCAACAAAAACTTGGATTTGGCAAGGTTTCCCGATTTGCTATCAAACCCAAGGAACTAGCGGTTCTGCGGTTGTCTTAATACACGGTTTCGGCGCTTCATGGGGACATTTTAGAAAGAATATCCCGGTGCTAGCAGAAAATTTTCGCGTTTATGCAATTGATTTGATTGGCTTTGGAGCTTCAGCAAAACCAAAACCTGGAGAAGAAATTGCTTATACATTTGAAATTTGGGGGCGGCAAATAGCTGATTTTTGCCGTCAGGTGGTAGGTGAATCGGCTCATTTAGTAGGAAATTCTATTGGGTGTATTGTAGCAATGCAAGCCGCTGTTGATAATCCAGATATTGTTTCAAGTGTAGCTTTGCTCAACTGCTCTCTTAGGCTTTTGCACGAACGCAAACAAGCTGAATTACCAGTATATCGGCGTATAGGAGCGCCTTTCCTACAGCGTATATTATCTATCAAGTCAGTAGGAGAATTCTTTTTTAATCAAATTGCAAAACCTAAAACTGTGCGTTCGATTTTGCTCCAAGCTTATCCGACTGGTGAAGCTGTAACAGATGAATTGATAGATATTTTAATGGCACCAGCAAAAGAGCCAGGTGCGGCATCTGTATTTCTAGCTTTTACAGCTTATTCCCAAGGACCTTTAGCAGAAGACCTTTTACCCAAATTACCTTGTCCAGCTATTATTTTATGGGGAACTGCCGACCCTTGGGAACCAATAGAATTAGGTCGAGAATTTGCTGAGTTTACCCAGGTGAGGAAATTTGTACCTTTGGAAGGTATAGGACATTGCCCCCAAGACGAAGCTCCAGAATTGGTAAATCCAATTTTACAAGATTGGATTTTAGAAGTTTCTTAG
- the pyrH gene encoding UMP kinase encodes MGTGYRRVLLKLSGEALMGSMGYGIDPEVVNSIASEVKEVVATGVQLAIVVGGGNIFRGMKAASAGMDRATADYIGMIATVMNAMTLQESLERIGVQTRLQTAIAMQEVAEPYIRRKAIRHLELGLVVIFGAGSGNPFFTTDTTAALRAAEIDAEVIFKATKVDGVYDSDPNDNPEAKRYKSLTYAHVLNKELRVMDSTAIALCKENDIPILVFDLNVRGNIHRAVMGESIGTLVGGSCEIS; translated from the coding sequence ATGGGAACAGGTTACCGACGGGTTTTACTTAAACTGAGCGGTGAAGCCTTAATGGGCAGTATGGGCTACGGAATTGATCCCGAGGTGGTTAATTCTATAGCTTCAGAAGTAAAAGAGGTTGTAGCCACAGGCGTTCAGCTTGCCATAGTAGTGGGAGGCGGAAATATATTTCGCGGTATGAAAGCTGCTTCGGCGGGTATGGATAGGGCTACCGCTGACTACATCGGGATGATTGCTACGGTTATGAATGCTATGACGCTGCAAGAATCCCTTGAACGAATAGGCGTACAAACGCGCCTGCAAACCGCGATCGCAATGCAAGAGGTCGCTGAACCTTATATACGTCGTAAAGCCATCCGTCATCTAGAATTAGGACTGGTGGTTATTTTTGGTGCGGGTTCGGGCAATCCCTTCTTTACTACCGATACTACTGCCGCATTAAGGGCAGCTGAAATCGATGCAGAAGTGATTTTTAAAGCTACGAAGGTAGACGGAGTATACGATTCCGATCCAAATGATAACCCCGAAGCAAAGCGTTACAAATCGCTAACATACGCACACGTTTTAAATAAGGAATTGCGAGTAATGGATAGTACTGCGATAGCCTTATGTAAAGAAAATGATATCCCAATTCTGGTCTTTGACTTGAATGTGCGGGGTAATATCCACCGCGCAGTCATGGGAGAATCCATTGGCACCCTTGTGGGAGGTTCTTGTGAAATTAGCTGA
- a CDS encoding AI-2E family transporter, whose product MHTLKLLNWWQSLTPIARIGAIAVVAPLFVINGWAFSVIFDYFHSLIVILAGASVLAFLLNYPVSWMERQGLQREPIAILVFLLTLSILLALGVTLVPLALTQAQQLVARLPELIDSGRSQLMILNEKAESLGLPINLDALLVQINDRVKGQLQAIAGQVLNLAVVTVTSLLDIVLTMVLTFYLLQHGGELWQSLVGWLPAKFRNPFSETVRLSFQNFFITQLILSICMASALIPTFLWLKVPFGLLFGLTIGIMALIPFGGSVGIALTTSLVALQDFWIGTKALMAAVIVQQILENIIAPRILGSFTGLNPVWVLISVLTGARIGGLLGVIVAVPSAVVIKTALDAVRPSMSNSEKDDMAMDRSEDSYHKQTEDTNSELSVPSVDVAAPKTSPPTV is encoded by the coding sequence ATGCACACACTTAAGCTTCTTAACTGGTGGCAAAGCTTAACACCAATAGCGCGAATCGGCGCGATCGCCGTTGTTGCTCCGCTGTTTGTAATTAACGGCTGGGCGTTTTCAGTAATTTTTGATTACTTTCATTCGTTGATAGTCATTTTAGCCGGAGCTTCAGTACTAGCGTTTCTGCTCAACTATCCCGTAAGCTGGATGGAGCGTCAAGGTTTACAGCGAGAACCTATAGCAATTTTAGTATTTTTACTGACTTTATCTATATTATTAGCTTTGGGTGTTACACTTGTTCCCCTAGCTTTAACTCAAGCTCAACAATTAGTAGCTCGTTTGCCAGAATTAATTGATTCTGGGCGCAGCCAATTAATGATATTAAATGAAAAAGCTGAGAGTTTGGGTTTACCAATCAACCTGGATGCTTTGCTAGTACAGATAAACGATCGTGTAAAAGGACAATTACAAGCTATTGCCGGACAAGTTTTGAATTTAGCGGTAGTCACGGTAACAAGTTTGCTCGATATTGTTCTAACTATGGTTTTAACATTTTATCTGTTGCAACATGGGGGAGAACTTTGGCAAAGCTTGGTAGGTTGGCTTCCTGCAAAGTTTCGCAATCCTTTTTCGGAAACAGTACGTCTTAGCTTTCAAAATTTCTTCATCACCCAATTAATTTTATCTATTTGCATGGCTTCAGCTTTAATTCCAACATTTTTATGGCTAAAAGTACCTTTTGGTCTACTTTTTGGCTTGACTATTGGTATTATGGCTCTAATTCCTTTTGGTGGTTCTGTGGGTATTGCCCTGACTACATCTTTAGTTGCTTTACAAGATTTCTGGATTGGTACGAAAGCATTAATGGCTGCCGTTATCGTGCAGCAGATACTAGAAAATATCATTGCTCCAAGAATTTTGGGCAGTTTTACTGGTTTAAATCCCGTATGGGTTTTGATTTCTGTATTAACGGGAGCTAGAATTGGCGGACTTTTAGGTGTAATTGTAGCTGTACCTAGCGCAGTTGTAATCAAAACAGCTTTGGATGCTGTACGCCCTTCTATGTCTAATAGTGAAAAAGATGATATGGCAATGGATCGAAGTGAAGATTCTTACCATAAACAAACAGAGGACACTAATTCCGAACTTAGCGTCCCTTCTGTTGATGTAGCTGCACCAAAAACATCTCCTCCAACAGTTTGA